From Camelina sativa cultivar DH55 chromosome 20, Cs, whole genome shotgun sequence, the proteins below share one genomic window:
- the LOC104769974 gene encoding pentatricopeptide repeat-containing protein At5g16860, translating to MILRRLHIPNAAAKSHQYIKVSLFSTSPPEITPPFIHKCKTVSQVKLIHQKLISFRILTLNITSHLISTYISLGCSSSAVSLLRRFPPSDSGVYHWNSLIRFHGENGRAGECISLFRLMHSLSWTPDNYTFPFVFKACGEINSVRCGVSAHGVSLVTGFMSNVFVGNALVAMYSRCGSLSDARKVFDEMPVWDVVSWNSIIESYAKLGKPKMALELFSKMTNEFGIRPDDITIVNVLPPCASLGARSLGKQLHGFAITSEIIQNMFVGNCLVDMYAKCGMMDEANTVFSDMSVKDVVSWNAMVAGYSQIGRFDDAVRLFEKMQEEKINMDVVTWSAAISGYAQRGLGYEALGVCRQMLSSGIKPNEVTLISVLSGCASVGALMHGKEIHCYAIKYPIDLRKNGHGDDNMVVNQLIDMYARCKKVDVARAMFDSLAPKDRDVVTWTVMIGGYSQHGDANKALKLFSEMFELDYRTRPNAFTISCALVACASLAALRIGKQIHAYALRNQQNAVPLFVSNCLIDMYAKCGAIGDARLVFDNMMERNEVSWTSLMTGYGMHGYGKEALGIFDEMRRIGFKLDGVTLLVVLYACSHSGMVDQGMEYFNRMRTDFGVSPGPEHYACLVDLLGRVGRLDAALSLIEEMPMEPPTVVWVALLSCCRIHGKVELGEYAAKKITELASNNDGSYTLLSNLYANASRWKDVARIRSLMRHNGIKKRPGCSWVEGIKGTTTFFVGDKTHPYTKEIYQVLSDHMQRIKDIGYVPETGFALHDVDDEEKDDLLLEHSEKLALAYGILTTPQGAAIRITKNLRVCGDCHTAFTYMSRIIDHEIILRDSSRFHHFNNGLCSCKGFW from the coding sequence ATGATCCTCCGCCGCCTTCACATCCCCAACGCCGCCGCGAAATCCCACCAGTACATTAAAGTCTCTCTCTTCTCCACATCGCCGCCGGAGATAACACCGCCGTTTATTCACAAATGCAAGACCGTTTCCCAAGTCAAGCTCATTCACCAGAAACTCATCTCCTTCAGAATCCTAACCTTGAATATAACTTCCCACCTCATCTCCACCTACATCTCCCTCGGTTGCTCATCTTCTGCTGTATCACTACTCCGTCGCTTCCCTCCTTCCGATTCAGGTGTCTACCATTGGAATTCTCTCATTCGCTTCCACGGCGAGAATGGCCGCGCCGGTGAATGTATCTCTTTATTCCGTCTTATGCATTCTCTTTCATGGACGCCGGATAATTACACATTCCCTTTCGTCTTCAAGGCATGCGGAGAGATCAACTCCGTTCGTTGCGGAGTCTCTGCTCACGGGGTTTCTCTGGTGACTGGATTTATGTCCAATGTCTTTGTGGGGAACGCGCTTGTTGCTATGTATTCTCGTTGTGGTTCATTGAGTGATGCACGgaaggtgttcgacgaaatgcctgtTTGGGATGTTGTATCgtggaactctataatagaaaGTTATGCAAAGTTAGGCAAACCGAAGATGGCGCTTGAATTGTTTAGCAAGATGACCAATGAGTTCGGTATTAGACCTGATGATATTACTATTGTGAATGTTCTTCCTCCTTGTGCTTCCCTTGGAGCTCGTTCACTAGGGAAGCAATTGCACGGTTTTGCGATCACAAGTGAGATAATACAGAATATGTTTGTAGGAAATTGCTTGGTGGATATGTATGCGAAGTGTGGGATGATGGATGAGGCAAACACAGTGTTTTCGGACATGTCAGTGAAGGATGTAGTGTCCTGGAATGCAATGGTTGCTGGGTATTCACAGATTGGAAGATTTGATGATGCTGTTAGGTTATTCGAGAAGATGCAGGAAGAAAAGATAAATATGGATGTTGTTACTTGGAGTGCTGCTATTTCAGGGTATGCTCAGCGGGGGCTTGGATATGAAGCTTTGGGTGTGTGTAGGCAGATGTTGTCTTCCGGGATAAAACCAAATGAAGTCACACTTATTTCAGTTCTTTCAGGTTGTGCTTCTGTTGGAGCATTGATGCATGGTAAGGAGATTCATTGTTACGCCATCAAATATCCTATAGATTTGCGTAAAAATGGTCATGGTGATGATAATATGGTCGTTAATCAACTGATTGACATGTACGCTAGATGCAAAAAGGTTGATGTTGCGCGTGCTATGTTTGATTCACTTGCCCCCAAGGATAGGGATGTTGTAACTTGGACTGTAATGATCGGTGGATACTCTCAACATGGGGATGCAAATAAAGCTCTCAAACTTTTCTCTGAGATGTTCGAGCTAGATTACCGAACAAGACCAAATGCTTTTACTATATCATGTGCCCTTGTGGCATGTGCTAGTTTGGCGGCATTAAGAATTGGCAAGCAAATTCATGCTTATGCATTGCGCAACCAGCAGAATGCAGTACCGTTGTTCGTATCAAACTGTCTAATAGACATGTATGCAAAATGTGGAGCTATCGGTGATGCCCGGCTTGTATTTGACAACATGATGGAGAGAAATGAAGTTAGTTGGACATCTCTAATGACTGGTTACGGTATGCATGGCTATGGGAAAGAAGCTCTTGGAATCTTTGATGAGATGAGGAGAATAGGTTTTAAGCTTGATGGTGTTACATTACTTGTTGTACTGTATGCTTGCAGTCATTCAGGAATGGTAGATCAGGGCATGGAGTATTTCAATAGAATGAGAACTGATTTTGGGGTTAGTCCTGGCCCGGAGCATTATGCATGTTTGGTTGACTTGTTAGGTCGTGTTGGCCGGTTGGATGCAGCGTTAAGTCTCATTGAAGAAATGCCTATGGAGCCTCCTACTGTGGTATGGGTTGCTTTGCTCAGTTGCTGTAGAATCCACGGAAAAGTTGAACTCGGGGAGTACGCAGCTAAAAAGATAACAGAACTAGCATCTAATAACGATGGATCATATACATTGCTCTCAAAtttatatgcaaatgcaagtcGTTGGAAAGATGTGGCTAGGATCAGATCATTGATGAGACACAATGGAATTAAGAAAAGACCTGGTTGTAGTTGGGTCGAAGGAATTAAAGGAACTACTACGTTCTTTGTTGGTGATAAAACTCATCCATACACTAAGGAAATATACCAGGTCCTCTCAGATCATATGCAACGCATCAAGGACATTGGTTATGTTCCTGAAACAGGCTTTGCTCTTCATGATGTAGAcgatgaagagaaagatgatCTCCTTTTGGAGCACAGTGAGAAGTTGGCTCTTGCAT